DNA sequence from the Streptomyces sp. MST-110588 genome:
GCCACTGAAAACGGGCACTCACCGGACGACACAGTCGTTGGACCGTGTGACAGTGCCCACTTCGAGGTTCCTAGGAGAGCCCGCTCATGTTCCGCCGGCGAGAGCCCGTCCCGTTCGCCTTCGTTGCCGAGGCAGACCGGTTCCGCAGCAATGTCGCGCCCCCTCCGCGCGAGCGTGCCAGTCGCGCGCAGGTCGCGGGGCGCACACTCATGGGCCTGGTGGTGGCAGGCGGCCTGGCCGGTGCGCTGCTGCTCGGCCTTCCGGCGCTTCAGCAGGACAGTGCCGGGATGAGCACGGTGCACCACTCCCGCTCCGAGGCGGCCAACAGCCGCTGAGCCGGTGGGCGGTGGGCGCGGCTGAGTGGTTCGGGGCCATGGGTCCCGATAGCCTCACCGGTCACAGCGTTGATCAGCGTGACCTTGAGTGAGGTTCAGCCGTGCCCCTGCCCTTCCTGACGGCCGACCACGACACGACGGACGGCCGTGGCGGGGAGACCGCTGCGCTGCCCCACGACGGGCCCGATCACTGGCGCCGTCCCTACCGGCCGGGTTCCTGGCGGGTGGGGGCGGCGTCGCTGCTTCTGCTGCTCGCCGCCTTCGTCCTGCTCTCGGCGACGGTCATCGCCCTGGCGGGCGCGCCGGCGACCGCGGCGCTCGTCACCGGCGCCGGGCTGTTCCTCGTCGCGTTCACGGCACGCATGCTGCGCGTGGGAGTGTGGGTGAGCGCGTACGGCCTGCGGCAGGTGGAGCCGCTGCGGACCACGACGCTGGCGTGGAGCCAGGTCGCGGCGGTCCGTACGGAACGGCGGCCGGTGCGGTGGCTGGGGCTGCCGCGCACCGTACGGGGCCGGGCGCTGATCGTCCAACGGGCGGACGGCGGGTCGCTGCGTCCGCTGCTCACCGACCACAGCGGCGACTTCCTCGCCCGTCCCGAGGCGTTCGACAGGGCCGCCGACGTGCTGGCGGTGTGGGTGGCTGACCACCGCTGAGCGGGCGCCGAGCGGCGTCCGGCCGGCTGGATTCCGTACGCCTGGGCCGCACGCCTGCGTCCGTACGCCTGGGCCGTACGTCCGCGCTGCACGACGGCAAGCCCGTACGTCTGCGCCGCCCGTCAGGGCCGTACGGGCTTGCCGTCGTGCAGGGCGATGGCCCGCTGCATCGCCTTACGGGCGCGCGGGGTGTCCCGGGCGTCGTGGTAGGCGATCGCCAGCCGGAACCACGAGCGCCAGTCCTGCGGTGCCCGTTCCGTCTCGGCCTGCCGCTTGGCGAAGACCGCGTCGGCCGAGTCCCGGTCGATGCGTCCCCCCGGGGTGCGCTTGAGTTCGTCGACGGGCAGGCCGCCCTCGGCCTCCAGCTCCCGCGCCAGCCGGCCCGCCTTGCGGGCGAACTGGGTGGTGTGCCACAGGAACCAGATCCCGATGAACGGCAGGATCAGGACGGCCGCCCCGAACGCGACGGTGACCGCGGTGCCCTGCCGGATGAGCAGGACCCCGCGGCTGCCGACGAGGACGAAGTAGACGACCAGAACCGCCGCGAGGACGCAGTAGGTGATCTTTGCTCGCACGGTCGGATCTGCCCGTCAGCCCTGGTCGCGGTGGTGCTCGTCGAACAGGAAGTGTTCCAGGCCGACCGTCAGCCCGGGGGTGTCCACCACCCGGCGCACACCGAGCAGGATGCCCGGCATGAAGCTGCTGTGGTGCAGCGAGTCGTGGCGGACGGTGAGGGTCTCGCCCACCCCGCCGAACAGCACCTCCTGGTGGGCCAGCAGTCCGCGCAGCCGTACGGAGTGGACCGGGATGCCGTCCACGTCCGCGCCGCGCGCCCCGTCCAGCGCGCTGCTGGTGGCGTCCGGCTGCGGCGCGCTGCCCGCTTCCCGGCGCGCCTGGGCGATGAGCTGTGCCGTACGGGAGGCGGTCCCCGAAGGCGCGTCGGCCTTGTTCGGGTGGTGCAGCTCGATGACCTCGACGGACTCGAAGAAGCGGGCCGCTTCCTGGGCGAAGCGCATGGTCAGCACGGCGCCGATGGAGAAGTTCGGGGCGATGAGCACACCGGTCCCCTCCGGCCCGTCGGCGAGCTGCTCGCGCAGCGTCGTCAGCCGCTCCTCGGTCCAGCCGGTGGTGCCGACCACGGCGTGGATGCCGTGGCCGAGGCAGTACTCCAGGTTGGCCATGACCGCGTCCGGGTGGGTCAGGTCGACGGCGACCTGGGCGCCGGCGGAGGTCAGCTCCGTCAGCGCGCTGTCCCGCCCCAGGGCGGCGACCAGTTCCATGTCCGGGGCGGCCTCGACGGCCCGTACGGCCTCCGAACCGATCCGGCCCCGGGCGCCCAGCACCGCCACCCGCAGCTTGCTGCTCATCTCGCTACCTTCCTGCCATCGGTGTCCGTGTCCTGCTCACCGCGCCGCGTGTGCCGCGGCGCGGTGCCCGTCCCGCGCGCCGTCCTCCACTCAGGACACCGCTTGGTGCAGACGGTCGGCCTGCTTGTCCTTCAGCGGGCCGATGACGGACAGCGAGGGGCGCCGTCCCAGTACATCGCGGGCGACCTCGCGGACCTCGTCCGGGGTGACCGCCGCTATCCGGGCGAGCATCTCGTCCACCGACATCTGCTCGCCCCAGCACAGCTCGCTCTTGCCGATGCGGTTCATCAGCGCGCCGGTGTCCTCCAGGCCCAGCACCGTCGAACCGCGCAACTGGCCGATCGCCCGCCGGATCTCGTCGTCGGTCAGGCCGTCGGCCGCCACCTGGTCGAGTTGGTCGCGGCAGATCTTCAGGACGTCGTCCACCTGGCTGGGGCGGCAGCCCGCGTAGACGCCGAAGAGTCCGCAGTCGGCGAAGCCGGAGGTGTAGGAGTACACGCTGTAGGCCAGCCCGCGCTTCTCCCGTACCTCCTGGAAGAGGCGGGAGCTCATGCCGCCGCCCAGGGCCGTGTTCAGCACGCCCATCGCCCAGCGGCGGTCGTCGGTGCGGGCCAGGCCCGGCATGCCGAGGATGACATGGGCCTGCTCGGTGCGGCGGCTGAGCAGTTCGACCCGGCCGGCCGTACGGATCGTACGGGCGCCGGAGCGCGGGGCGACGGGTACCGCGTCGCCGCGGTCCAGGGCGCCGGCCCGCTCGAAGGCGCGGCGGACCATGCGTACGACCTTGGCGTGGTCGATGTTGCCGGCGGCGGCGACGACCAGGTGGGTGGGGTCGTAGTGCTTCTTGTAGAAGCGGCGGATGCGCTCGGCGGTCAGCGCGTTGACCGTGTCGACGGTGCCCAGGACCGGGCGGCCCAGCGGGGTGTCACCGAGCATGGTGTGCGCGAACAGGTCGTGGACGCAGTCGCCCGGGTCGTCCTCGGTCATCGCGATCTCTTCGAGGATGACGCCCCGCTCGGCGTCCACGTCCTCGGACTCGATCAGCGAGCCGGTCAGCATGTCGCAGACCACGTCGATGGCCAGCGGCAGGTCGGTGTCCAGCACCCGCGCGTAGTAGCAGGTGTATTCCTTGGCCGTGAAGGCGTTCATCTCGCCGCCGACCGCGTCGATCTCGGCGGAGATGTCCAGGGCGCTGCGCCGTCCGGTGCCCTTGAAGAGCAGGTGCTCCAGGTAGTGGGTGGCGCCGTTGAGCGAGGGGGTCTCGTCGCGGGAGCCGACGTGGGCCCAGATGCCGAAGGTGACCGAGCGGACGGAGGGCAGGGTCTCGGTGACCACGCGCAGGCCGCCGGGGAGGGTGGTCCTGCGGACGGTGCCGGCGCCGGCGGTGCCCTTGAGAAGCGTTTGGGTACGGGCGACGGCCCGCCCCTCCGAAGAGGGGCGGGCCGTCGCGCGTGAGCTGCGGGACGTCACTTGGCGGCGT
Encoded proteins:
- a CDS encoding PH domain-containing protein, giving the protein MPLPFLTADHDTTDGRGGETAALPHDGPDHWRRPYRPGSWRVGAASLLLLLAAFVLLSATVIALAGAPATAALVTGAGLFLVAFTARMLRVGVWVSAYGLRQVEPLRTTTLAWSQVAAVRTERRPVRWLGLPRTVRGRALIVQRADGGSLRPLLTDHSGDFLARPEAFDRAADVLAVWVADHR
- the dapB gene encoding 4-hydroxy-tetrahydrodipicolinate reductase; protein product: MSSKLRVAVLGARGRIGSEAVRAVEAAPDMELVAALGRDSALTELTSAGAQVAVDLTHPDAVMANLEYCLGHGIHAVVGTTGWTEERLTTLREQLADGPEGTGVLIAPNFSIGAVLTMRFAQEAARFFESVEVIELHHPNKADAPSGTASRTAQLIAQARREAGSAPQPDATSSALDGARGADVDGIPVHSVRLRGLLAHQEVLFGGVGETLTVRHDSLHHSSFMPGILLGVRRVVDTPGLTVGLEHFLFDEHHRDQG
- a CDS encoding pitrilysin family protein, whose product is MTSRSSRATARPSSEGRAVARTQTLLKGTAGAGTVRRTTLPGGLRVVTETLPSVRSVTFGIWAHVGSRDETPSLNGATHYLEHLLFKGTGRRSALDISAEIDAVGGEMNAFTAKEYTCYYARVLDTDLPLAIDVVCDMLTGSLIESEDVDAERGVILEEIAMTEDDPGDCVHDLFAHTMLGDTPLGRPVLGTVDTVNALTAERIRRFYKKHYDPTHLVVAAAGNIDHAKVVRMVRRAFERAGALDRGDAVPVAPRSGARTIRTAGRVELLSRRTEQAHVILGMPGLARTDDRRWAMGVLNTALGGGMSSRLFQEVREKRGLAYSVYSYTSGFADCGLFGVYAGCRPSQVDDVLKICRDQLDQVAADGLTDDEIRRAIGQLRGSTVLGLEDTGALMNRIGKSELCWGEQMSVDEMLARIAAVTPDEVREVARDVLGRRPSLSVIGPLKDKQADRLHQAVS